Proteins encoded together in one Telopea speciosissima isolate NSW1024214 ecotype Mountain lineage chromosome 6, Tspe_v1, whole genome shotgun sequence window:
- the LOC122665770 gene encoding aspartic proteinase CDR1-like produces the protein MAFMKTLLSLISLLSSALLLHATVEGPKTITLSLIHPFSPHSPFYPGNITDMEKITLLIQGTQARMHHLFSTMRERNWNGSSEVDDIVAPVQRSNLFYVAQVGIGSFSAFTGRKDMPYFLVIDTGSQLTWVQCEGCDPCIPLQQPNFPYNRSNSYKPIPCGDPTCPTPRQPCFESFCGFRIGYGGDSPPLTVGAIVRETLTFTSDFRGTEAYNNLFLGCGFKSYNYNFPPEKIGGILGLGFAGNFNLPFLNQVGKKRFSYCLSISEHPNSQLNIGEGAKMVGPKVLSTPLLRGSNEALYYLDLQDISIQNVPLRLQGSFSEGSAIDTGCPMTILVSNVYARVRIGFVQYFAQFHIQPFDSGSKPREVSLLDLCFPIPHGFNMFPTMTFHFRGADLVVQPTGILLAGSNYVCVALQSGSITMIGAYQQTQFKFSYDFELGDRTRGEIGALRFAPQNCGSPA, from the coding sequence ATGGCTTTTATGAAGACTTTGTTATCTCTAATTTCTCTACTCTCAAGTGCTTTGCTATTGCATGCTACTGTTGAAGGTCCCAAGACCATCACTTTAAGTCTAATTCACCCATTCTCCCCCCACTCACCTTTCTATCCTGGGAACATAACAGATATGGAGAAGATTACTCTACTTATTCAAGGCACACAAGCTCGTATGCATCATCTATTCTCAACGATGAGGGAACGAAACTGGAATGGTAGTAGTGaggttgatgacatagtggcaCCAGTGCAACGTAGTAATCTTTTCTATGTAGCCCAAGTGGGTATAGGTTCATTTTCAGCTTTTACTGGCCGAAAGGATATGCCTTATTTCTTGGTGATTGACACTGGAAGTCAATTAACATGGGTTCAATGTGAAGGTTGTGATCCTTGCATTCCCCTACAACAACCTAATTTCCCATATAACAGATCTAACAGTTACAAGCCTATTCCTTGTGGTGACCCAACCTGTCCAACTCCACGCCAGCCTTGCTTTGAATCATTTTGTGGATTTAGAATAGGTTATGGGGGGGACTCTCCACCCTTAACAGTGGGAGCCATTGTACGAGAGACCTTAACTTTCACTTCTGATTTTAGAGGTACAGAAGCTTACAACAATTTATTCTTGGGTTGTGGCTTTAAGAGCTACAACTATAACTTTCCACCAGAGAAAATTGGTGGGATTTTGGGCTTAGGGTTTGCTGGAAATTTTAATCTTCCTTTCTTGAACCAAGTAGGCAAAAAACGCTTCTCTTATTGCCTATCTATCTCTGAACACCCCAATTCTCAGTTAAATATTGGAGAAGGTGCAAAGATGGTAGGACCAAAAGTGCTATCAACACCATTGCTGAGAGGATCAAACGAAGCACTGTACTATTTGGACTTGCAGGATATTAGTATCCAAAATGTCCCCCTTAGACTACAGGGATCCTTCTCTGAAGGTTCTGCCATAGATACAGGATGTCCGATGACTATACTTGTTTCTAATGTTTATGCTCGTGTGAGAATTGGCTTTGTTCAATACTTTGCACAGTTTCATATTCAACCATTCGATAGTGGAAGTAAACCAAGAGAAGTGTCATTGTTAGATCTTTGTTTTCCTATCCCGCACGGTTTTAATATGTTTCCAACTATGACATTTCATTTCAGAGGAGCTGACCTAGTTGTGCAACCCACCGGTATACTTTTGGCAGGGAGTAATTATGTTTGTGTTGCACTTCAATCAGGCTCCATTACAATGATTGGAGCTTATCAGCAAACGCAATTCAAGTTTTCCTATGATTTTGAGTTGGGAGATAGAACACGAGGAGAAATTGGTGCTCTTCGCTTTGCTCCTCAGAATTGTGGGTCCCCTGCGTAA